The following DNA comes from Bradyrhizobium sp. SK17.
GCAATTCGAATGCCGCGGTTCTTGATCGTCGTGCAGACCGTCGGGTCGACCGGTTGCTGGCATCGGAAGTTCGAACCCACCGACTGCAATGTCGCGTTGGCGTTACAAGACGAGCTCAACGAGATGATCTTGTCGTCGACGCCGTCGGTCACGAGGAATACGACCTCCTGCGGCGTGTCGCCCGTCTGATTGCTGCCAAGGCCCGGGTTGGGCATGATGTTGTTGACGCTGGTGAGCGCGTTCTCGATGTCGGTGCCGTAGTCGGTGGTGCAGCTGCCGGAGATGACGCAGTTCTGATGGTCGACCGTCATGAGCTGGATGTTCGAGATGGCGCTGCCCGCGGTTGACGGGCTGGTCGGCGATTGCAGCGTATTGAAGTTGTAATCGAAGGTGTAGAGGCCCGCCTTGTAACTGGTGTTGTTCAGGGCCGACATGCATTGCATGACACCGCCCGAAACGCCCGCCTGTGGGCAGTTCGACCATGAAACGAGCAGCTGATTGACGGCATTGATCACCAGGTCGATCCGCAAGGTGACGCCCTTGTTGCGCGCAACGGTCAGGTTGTCGACGCTCGAGGAGTTGGCGCCGCTGTCGAGGTTGGGATGCGTTTCATGGCAGGCGAAGCCGCAGCTCTTCGAGGCGGATGGCTGGCTGGAGGTGTAGGATATCAGATTGTTGATGTCGGTCTGGGTCGCTCCGATCGCCATCGAGGGCGAATCGTCGAGCACCAGGTAGAAGTTCATGTTGGGCGCGCTTGCCGCCCGCGCCGTCGAGGTGCCGTTGATCGGCCAGGCCGTGCTGCCGAGCACGTTGCCGAAATTGTTGATCGATCGCGCGCTGTACGAAACCGTCACGGTGCGCTGAAGCCCGGAGTCGACGATGGTGATGGTCGGTGACGGGGCCCCGGTCAAGCCAGGAACATTGTTCGCTGTCGACGCGAACACAGCGGTGGCGGCCGACTGCGCCGCGGCATCCGTTTGCAGCAGCATCGCCGGTCTGACCGCCGCAATTGCCGCCGCGTCCGCCGCGGCATCCAGCTGGTTCTTCTTGCGCAGTGCCTGCGTGTAGTCGGTCGCCATGCCCAACAGGTAGATCGACGGTATGGTGGCGAGCGCAAAGATGACGGCCACATTGGCCCTGCGATCTCTGACGAAGCGTTTGACCCAGCCGCGCATCA
Coding sequences within:
- a CDS encoding TadE/TadG family type IV pilus assembly protein; its protein translation is MMRGWVKRFVRDRRANVAVIFALATIPSIYLLGMATDYTQALRKKNQLDAAADAAAIAAVRPAMLLQTDAAAQSAATAVFASTANNVPGLTGAPSPTITIVDSGLQRTVTVSYSARSINNFGNVLGSTAWPINGTSTARAASAPNMNFYLVLDDSPSMAIGATQTDINNLISYTSSQPSASKSCGFACHETHPNLDSGANSSSVDNLTVARNKGVTLRIDLVINAVNQLLVSWSNCPQAGVSGGVMQCMSALNNTSYKAGLYTFDYNFNTLQSPTSPSTAGSAISNIQLMTVDHQNCVISGSCTTDYGTDIENALTSVNNIMPNPGLGSNQTGDTPQEVVFLVTDGVDDKIISLSSSCNANATLQSVGSNFRCQQPVDPTVCTTIKNRGIRIAILYTEYLQLPTDSWYTSHIAQFNNPSSSTGQIAQNLQSCASPGLFSDVQTGGDISAALTALFIKVASSTASLTQ